ACAGAGCCCTTTGTTTCCAAGAAAGCTTGAATTCAGGCTTTTCTGAAATGGTATAAACAAGGGTATCGGGCCGGTGAAGTGATTGTTAGAGAAATTGACCTCGATCAAACTAAGCATCCCTTTCAGAGCAGTTGGAATGCTACCACTGAGCTGATTATTTGACACGTCCAAAGAAACCAGCTTGTCCAGTCTTCCCAGCTCTTCCGGCAAGTGTCCACGGAGATGATTCGAGCTCAAATTCAGAGCAATTTGCAAGTTCTTGATATGACCAATCTCAGGAGGAATACTTCCAGTCAGATAGTTACTGCCCAGTTGCAATTCCAGCAGTTTCGTGCAGTTCCCAATCTCGTGTGGTATCTCCCCTCTTATTGAATTCTGACCCAACAGCAGGTACTGCAATCTAGTTGTCGTGCAGATACTCTGTGGTATGGTGCCGTTGAATCTATTATTACTCAAATCAAGCTTGTTCAAAGTTTTGCTCCTCAGAATTGATGTGGGAATGTCTCCAAACAGACTGTTCCCAGAAACAATCAACTCCTGCAGATTACTGAGCAAGCCAAACTCCAACGGGACAGTTCCTGTGAACCCGTTTGAAGCTAAATTAAGGAGAGTGAGATTCGAGCATCTTGAGAATTCTGTCACAATCTCCCCAGAGAGATTGTTATTGTTTGCTTCAAAGTAAGTGAGGCTACTAATATTACCGATTTCTCTAGGAATGCCTCCAATCAAATTGTTATTGCCAATCCTAATACTTGAAAGGCCTTTGCATTTCCCAATTGATTCAGGAATATAGCCAGTCAATCTATTCTGAGTCAGAACCAAAGTTTCCAGCTTCTCCATATTGAAAATGCTCTCAGGGATTGATCCCTCCAATTTATTTGAGTGAAGGTTCAACAACTGAAGCTCAGAGAGTAATCCCAACTTATCAGGAATAACACCACTCAACTCATTTTCATAGGCAGTAAACACTTTCAGATTAGTTAAATTACCAACCTGCGGAGGGATAGAACCATTCAATCTATTCGTAAACAACTGCAAATCCTGCAACTTCTCCAACTCCTCAAGCTCATCAGGAATCACACCCATGAGCAAGTTATTGGAAAGATTCAGAGCTCTTAGATTCCTGAGCCTGGCCAACTCCAGAGGGATTGAGCCTCCGAAGTTGTTAAATGataaatcaagaaactcaAGCTCAGATAAGTTCCCAAAAGCAGATGGAATTATGCCGTGGAATTTGTTGAATGAAAGATCAAGCCACTTGAGGGATTTGAGCTCAGATATCAGACTGAGATTACCTTGCAGCCCATGACTAGAAAGATCAAGCCTCTCAACAGATGAATTCTTGGAGCTGCAAGAAACGCCAGGCCAACTGCAATACTCTGAGCTATTAACATTCCAGCCAGATATTTTAAGCTCTTTCCCAATTTCTACCAGCGTAGTCTGATCATTCAACAACTGAGTAATCACAAGTTGAGACCACGAGAGCAACCCAAAGAGTAAAATACTCAACAAACTCAAAAATGGCATTTTTGGGTTGCCTCCAATTGGGGGAAAAAGAAGGAACTGCAGGTGTCTTGTTATCTTCTTGGGAGAGCCCAAAAGGGGCAATTGAAATATCAattctttgtgaaatttttacTGAAAAACAGGAGCATCTACCATTCCAAATGTGGGAATGCCACTCATAGATTATAGCtcaaagaatatattaaaaactaCTGAGATTTTCAGTAAAATTGAACCAAGAAAAACCATCAAGTACAAAAACCCCAAGAACTTTCACCTTTTCAAAATGGCCCATCTCAAAGTTGTTGAAAATGAAGGAACTCGCTCTAAAAGCAAGCACTTTCCTATTAACTCGAGCAGAAAAGTGTACCTTCAAGAAATTCTCAATCAACACACAGACACCAAAAAAGGCATAAAAATCAGCCCAAAAACAACTAAAAGtctaaaaaaaacaaaaagcaacAGTCTTTGTGGACAAGAACAAAAGCCCAGAGAGAGCAAAGGTCTGGAGAGAGGAGTAAAACGCGATTTCAGGAATTCTTGATCAAATTCAGAGACCACATACagacattaaaaaaaaaaaaactcagtCCCAGAAATGCAGCATGAACTGGAAATACAGCAATTTTGgtagaaaagaacaaaagctCAAAACCATAAATGCTGGAGAACAAGGTTTACAGAGAggaaaaagaggaaagaagGGGATTGTTTCTTTCCTTggacaagaaaagaaaatgaagatgatgaaagAAGATTGTACAACGTTTGAGGGGAAAATGCTATCACAGGTCAGGTGTTTTGTGCTAtgtcagagagagagagtttatGTGGGAGTTTGGTTTTGAAGAGTGTTAACAAAAG
This Sesamum indicum cultivar Zhongzhi No. 13 linkage group LG5, S_indicum_v1.0, whole genome shotgun sequence DNA region includes the following protein-coding sequences:
- the LOC105162544 gene encoding leucine-rich repeat receptor-like tyrosine-protein kinase PXC3, which codes for MPFLSLLSILLFGLLSWSQLVITQLLNDQTTLVEIGKELKISGWNVNSSEYCSWPGVSCSSKNSSVERLDLSSHGLQGNLSLISELKSLKWLDLSFNKFHGIIPSAFGNLSELEFLDLSFNNFGGSIPLELARLRNLRALNLSNNLLMGVIPDELEELEKLQDLQLFTNRLNGSIPPQVGNLTNLKVFTAYENELSGVIPDKLGLLSELQLLNLHSNKLEGSIPESIFNMEKLETLVLTQNRLTGYIPESIGKCKGLSSIRIGNNNLIGGIPREIGNISSLTYFEANNNNLSGEIVTEFSRCSNLTLLNLASNGFTGTVPLEFGLLSNLQELIVSGNSLFGDIPTSILRSKTLNKLDLSNNRFNGTIPQSICTTTRLQYLLLGQNSIRGEIPHEIGNCTKLLELQLGSNYLTGSIPPEIGHIKNLQIALNLSSNHLRGHLPEELGRLDKLVSLDVSNNQLSGSIPTALKGMLSLIEVNFSNNHFTGPIPLFIPFQKSLNSSFLGNKGLCGEPLSISCGGLDDSSHDAYHHKVSYRIILAVIGSGLAVFASVTVVVLLFMMRERQEKAAKDAGITENDTSDDPVILAGNVFVENLRQAIDFEAVAKATLKDSNKLSTGTFSTVYRADMPSGMSLSVRKLKSMDRTILNHQGKMIREVEKLSKLCHDNLMRPIGFVLFEDVVLLLHQYFPNGTLYQFLHDSTKKPDYKPDWPTRLAIAVGVAEGLAFLHHVAIIHLDISSGNVLLDSNFSPLVGEVEISKLLDPSRGTASISAVAGSFGYIPPEYAYTMQVTAPGNVYSYGVVLLEILTTQLPVDEAFGEGIDLVKWVHTAPTRGETPEQILDARLSTVSFAWRKEMLAALKVALLCTDTTPAKRPKMKKVVEMLQEITQN